One window from the genome of Cyclobacterium amurskyense encodes:
- a CDS encoding glycosyltransferase gives MVGQAALFIVILVTLMYAALSLLLRFKFKEYSNVVEEMPFISVLLPCRNEADNLQDCLKALENIDYPSEKITFLVADDHSEDETAEILQNWTSKAENRILVPFKKRPEKGQNGKALALAVMANRVISGLLVFTDADCIVPTSWCRSFVQAYSKDYGLVTGITTVAGDRLFDRMQALDWWLTLGKVKVVSDAGYSLTAMGNNMAMEKEAYLKVGGFNSVVQEVTEDLAISKALYNKGYRPIHVVNKASLVKTKAEKTIKGLLHQRKRWMRGAFLLPLIWQVLLGLQVVFYIGLLIGIYYVPLWTIGFWLIKIFFQSIFISTFSMKTGIKIRFLDFIYFEIYNWWVSWATVIFYFCPVALTWKNRSYL, from the coding sequence ATGGTAGGTCAAGCAGCCCTTTTTATCGTGATTTTGGTTACCCTGATGTATGCTGCCTTGTCCTTATTGCTTCGCTTCAAATTTAAAGAATACAGCAATGTTGTGGAGGAAATGCCTTTTATATCAGTTCTCCTTCCATGTCGCAATGAAGCCGATAACCTTCAGGATTGCCTCAAAGCGCTTGAAAATATAGATTACCCATCAGAAAAAATCACGTTTTTGGTCGCTGATGACCATAGCGAGGATGAAACTGCCGAAATTTTACAGAATTGGACTTCTAAAGCTGAAAACAGAATTTTGGTACCTTTTAAGAAGAGGCCTGAAAAAGGACAAAATGGGAAGGCCTTGGCATTGGCTGTAATGGCAAACCGAGTAATATCGGGGTTATTGGTTTTTACAGATGCTGATTGCATTGTGCCAACATCCTGGTGCAGGTCCTTTGTACAGGCGTATAGTAAAGATTATGGGCTGGTTACTGGTATCACTACCGTAGCAGGAGATCGCTTGTTTGACCGCATGCAGGCTTTGGATTGGTGGCTTACTTTGGGTAAGGTAAAAGTAGTGTCAGATGCGGGCTACTCCCTGACGGCCATGGGTAATAATATGGCCATGGAAAAGGAGGCCTATTTAAAAGTAGGTGGATTTAACTCCGTTGTGCAAGAGGTTACTGAGGACCTGGCCATTTCCAAGGCTTTGTATAACAAGGGATACCGGCCGATTCATGTGGTAAATAAAGCCTCTTTGGTGAAAACAAAAGCTGAAAAAACAATAAAGGGTTTGCTCCATCAGCGCAAAAGATGGATGCGTGGAGCCTTTTTACTACCATTGATCTGGCAGGTTTTGCTGGGACTACAGGTGGTTTTTTACATTGGCTTATTGATTGGAATCTATTATGTTCCCTTGTGGACAATAGGATTCTGGTTGATTAAAATTTTCTTTCAGTCAATATTTATAAGCACTTTTTCCATGAAAACTGGAATTAAAATCCGATTTTTAGACTTTATATACTTTGAAATTTATAATTGGTGGGTGAGTTGGGCAACAGTAATTTTTTACTTTTGTCCTGTGGCCCTTACCTGGAAAAACCGAAGCTATTTATGA
- a CDS encoding TatD family hydrolase, which translates to MKFIETHAHIYSKKFSEDVEEVVQRANDSGIAKIFMPNIDLDSIDGMLALEQKFPNVCYSMLGLHPCDVDKDFEKTLSEMEKWWDKHTFHGVGETGIDLYWDKTHLEEQKASLKVHVDWAKEKQLPLILHCRESLDETLDLIGPLCDKNLSGIFHCFSGTVEQARQIIEMGFYLGIGGTLTYKNSEVGAVIKELGLEHLVLETDSPFLSPVPFRGKRNSPEYIPYIAEKMAEFTGTSVSEVSEITNRNALKVFKLLPDEL; encoded by the coding sequence ATGAAATTTATAGAAACCCATGCCCATATATACAGTAAAAAATTTAGTGAAGACGTTGAGGAGGTTGTTCAAAGAGCCAACGATTCAGGAATAGCTAAAATTTTTATGCCCAATATAGACCTGGATTCTATAGACGGCATGTTGGCATTGGAGCAGAAGTTTCCCAATGTTTGCTATTCCATGTTGGGCTTGCATCCTTGTGATGTGGACAAAGACTTTGAAAAAACCTTGTCCGAGATGGAAAAATGGTGGGATAAACACACATTTCACGGAGTGGGAGAGACGGGCATTGATTTGTATTGGGACAAAACGCACTTGGAGGAACAAAAAGCTTCTCTCAAAGTACATGTTGATTGGGCCAAAGAAAAGCAACTACCATTGATTTTACATTGCAGGGAATCTTTGGATGAAACATTGGATTTGATCGGTCCTTTGTGTGATAAAAATCTTTCGGGAATTTTTCATTGTTTTTCAGGAACGGTGGAGCAAGCCAGGCAGATCATAGAAATGGGGTTTTATTTGGGAATAGGAGGCACACTCACTTACAAGAACAGTGAGGTAGGTGCTGTAATTAAAGAGTTGGGGCTTGAGCATTTGGTTCTTGAGACAGACAGTCCTTTCCTTTCTCCTGTTCCTTTCAGAGGGAAAAGGAATTCCCCTGAGTACATTCCTTATATTGCTGAAAAAATGGCGGAATTTACCGGAACAAGTGTCTCAGAAGTGTCAGAAATAACAAATAGGAATGCATTAAAAGTTTTCAAATTGCTTCCCGATGAATTATAA
- a CDS encoding asparaginase, with amino-acid sequence MNYKIVRLNTAAKKEIEHSVLIIYTGGTLGMAYDENGALVPFNFGKILEKIPNLNNLNISITVISFPEPIDSSNINLNHWVDMAYIIYENYDTYDGFVVLHGTDTMAYSASMLSFMLKGLNKPVIFTGAQLPISAMRSDARENLMTSLEIAISKANGKPIVPEVCIFFNHMLLRGNRAKKVQSVHFDAFESENYPPLAESGIIIDYNYASIRPYEEGKKLRYLNKLDNSVMVLKLFPGITVQVIEHCLNMKGLKGVVLETYGSGNSPSESWFIKAMEAAVDRGILILNVSQCNGGRVIQGRYQTSMDLKRVGVLSGADITTEAAVTKMMFLLANESDETEIKRKLMMPLAGEMSVLNQ; translated from the coding sequence ATGAATTATAAGATTGTAAGGCTCAACACAGCGGCGAAAAAGGAAATTGAACACTCTGTATTGATTATTTATACAGGAGGTACTTTGGGTATGGCTTATGATGAAAATGGGGCTTTGGTGCCGTTTAATTTCGGTAAAATCCTTGAAAAGATACCTAACCTGAATAACCTGAACATTAGTATTACGGTAATTTCATTTCCGGAGCCCATTGATTCCTCCAATATCAACCTGAACCATTGGGTGGACATGGCCTATATCATTTACGAAAACTACGATACCTACGATGGCTTTGTGGTACTGCACGGTACGGACACCATGGCCTACAGTGCCTCTATGCTTAGCTTTATGCTTAAAGGGCTAAATAAACCTGTGATTTTTACCGGTGCCCAACTTCCGATTAGTGCGATGCGTTCCGATGCTAGGGAAAACCTGATGACCTCTTTGGAAATAGCCATTTCCAAAGCAAATGGTAAACCCATTGTACCAGAGGTGTGCATCTTCTTTAACCACATGTTATTACGCGGCAACCGGGCTAAAAAGGTTCAAAGCGTCCATTTTGATGCCTTTGAGTCAGAAAATTATCCTCCTCTTGCCGAATCCGGCATTATCATAGATTATAACTATGCAAGCATTAGGCCTTATGAGGAAGGTAAAAAACTTCGCTATCTCAACAAACTTGACAATAGTGTGATGGTATTGAAATTGTTTCCTGGGATTACTGTGCAGGTAATCGAACATTGCCTCAATATGAAAGGCTTAAAAGGGGTAGTGTTGGAAACCTATGGTTCAGGAAACAGTCCTAGCGAAAGTTGGTTTATCAAAGCCATGGAAGCGGCAGTGGATAGGGGGATTTTGATTTTAAATGTTTCCCAATGCAACGGTGGTAGGGTAATACAAGGAAGATACCAGACCAGTATGGATCTAAAAAGGGTTGGGGTTTTAAGTGGTGCAGACATTACTACAGAGGCCGCGGTTACCAAAATGATGTTCCTTTTGGCGAACGAATCTGACGAAACGGAAATCAAGCGCAAGCTAATGATGCCTTTGGCAGGAGAAATGTCAGTTTTGAACCAATAA
- a CDS encoding type II toxin-antitoxin system RelE/ParE family toxin, whose amino-acid sequence MNVLITEPAKESLKEICKHYRSLEFNSYAIKVRKTILGKAKSLSDNPERGQKEETLKSLDQGHRYLLVESHFKIIYLIDEKRVIVTDIFDTHQHPKNMLKGNQ is encoded by the coding sequence ATGAATGTTTTAATCACCGAGCCGGCCAAAGAATCATTGAAAGAAATTTGTAAACACTACAGAAGTTTGGAGTTCAATTCTTATGCTATAAAGGTAAGAAAAACGATACTTGGAAAAGCCAAGAGTTTATCGGACAACCCGGAAAGAGGGCAGAAAGAAGAAACATTAAAATCCCTCGATCAGGGCCATCGCTATTTACTGGTCGAATCCCACTTTAAAATCATTTACCTGATAGACGAAAAACGGGTCATAGTGACAGATATATTTGACACCCACCAGCATCCCAAAAATATGCTCAAAGGGAACCAGTAA